The DNA region GATAATAAGGCGTCACCGCCCCAATTACCTCAGCAACAATTGTCCTTCCTTCTGACGCAAGGATTGATTGTTTTAATTCCTGACCTGTCATCTTTAGAAAATCAGACGCCGTACAATCCAATAACCGTTTCATTTTTAATTCCTCCTAGTTTGGCCCTTTTAATAATAGTTTACTACTTGGGAGTTTTAAGCGCATGCCTGACCTTACATAAATAGTTGAATTTCTTGAAAATTAGGTACTTCTGGGCTTAATTTTTTCAACGAAGTTTCACTTATCTGCCGATTTGATCGCTCTATCTGCCTTTTTCGATAGTCTATCTGCCTAGATCATCATTCTATCTGACGATTTGATCTCTGACCCCATTTTTAAACTTAAGTTACCCCACATTCGGACTCTAATTCCCTTTATATAGAATTTTAGTCTAATAAATAGTTAATTACCTTGAACATTTGATACTCCAGAGCTTCCGGAGTTTCTCTTATCTGCGGAATTGATCGCTCTATCTGCCTTTTTCGATAGTCTATCTGCCTAAAACATCATTCTATCTGCCGATTTGATCTCTGCCCCATTTTGAAACTTAAGTTACCTCACCACAAAAGCACCCATCACAAAATGGGTGCCTGCGTTAAAAATCATTATTTTCTTAAGTTATAGAAAGATTTCAAACCATTGTATTGAGCTGTTTCACCTAATTGATCTTCGATACGAAGCAATTGGTTGTATTTCGCTACACGGTCTGTCCTTGATGGTGCACCCGTTTTAATTTGACCAGCGTTTGTTGCAACAGCAATGTCAGCAATGGTGGTATCTTCAGTTTCACCAGAACGGTGGGAGATAACTGCTGTATAGCCTGCACGCTTCGCCATTTCTATCGCATCAAATGTTTCTGTAAGCGTACCGATTTGGTTAACTTTAATTAGGATTGAATTTGAAATTCCTTTTTCAATACCTTCAGCAAGCTTTTTCGTATTTGTAACGAATAAGTCATCACCAACTAATTGAACTCTATCACCAATACGCTCAGTTAGAAGCTTGTGACCTTCCCAGTCGTTTTCATCTAATCCGTCTTCGATAGAGATGATTGGATATTTAGAAGAAAGCTCCTCGTACCAATCAACCATTTCTGCAGATGTCTTCACAACGCCTTCTCCTGCTAAATGGTATTTTCCATCTTCTTTATTGTAAAACTCAGAAGATGCTGCATCCATTGCAAGCATAACTTCTTCGCCTGGCTTATAGCCTGCTTTTTCAATCGCAGAAACAATCGTTTGTAACGCTTCTTCGTTTGAACCTAAGTTTGGAGCAAATCCGCCTTCATCACCAACTGCAGTGTTTAGGCCTTTTTCTTTAAGAACTGATTTTAAGCTATGGAAAATTTCTGCACCCATGCGAAGGGCTTCTTTAAAGTTTGGAGCACCTACAGGCATAACCATGAATTCTTGAATATCAACGTTATTATCCGCATGCTCTCCGCCGTTTACAATGTTCATCATTGGAACTGGCAATTGCTTTGCATTGAAACCGCCAAGGTATTGATATAAAGGAACATCTAAGTAGTCTGCTGCGGCACGTGCACAAGCCATTGAGACACCAAGAATTGCGTTTGCACCTAATTTACTCTTATTTTCTGTTCCATCAAGCTCGATTAAAGCGTTATCGACAGCTACTTGATCAAGAACACTAAATTCTTCGCCCACAAGGAATGGAGCAATAATTTCATTCACATTATCAACCGCTTTTAGAACACCTTTTCCAAGGTAGCGTTCTTTGTCACCATCGCGAAGTTCAACTGCTTCGTATTCACCAGTGGAAGCACCACTTGGAACTAATGCGCGGCCAAAAGCACCTGATTCTGTAAATACTTCAACCTCAATTGTAGGGTTCCCGCGGGAATCTAAAACTTCACGTGCATATACATCAACAATAAATGGCATATTCTTTCTCTCCTTTAAAATAAATTATTTTAATAATGATTTCCCTGTCATTTCTTCCGGCTTTTGTACACCGAGAAGGTCAAGAATGGTAGGTGCTAAATCCCCTAAGATTCCACCCTCACGTAATTCTGCCCCAGTTTTCGTTACGATAACCGGAACCGGATTCGTTGTATGTGCCGTCATTGGCTCACCCTTAGAATTAATCACTTCATCAGCATTCCCGTGATCGGCAGTAATAATTGTTGTTCCACCCTTTTCAAGAATTAAATCAACAATTTTTCCTAAACATTCATCGACGGTTTCAATCGCTTTAATTGTAGGCTCAAGCATGCCTGAATGTCCAACCATATCCGGGTTTGCAAAGTTTAAAAGGATCACATCAAATTTATCTGCTTCAATTTCCTTAAGCAATGCATCAGTTACTTCATAAGCGCTCATTTCTGGCTGAAGATCATAGGTAGCAACCTTTGGAGAATTGATTAGTATTCTTTCTTCTCCAGGAAACTTATCCTCACGGCCGCCACTCATAAAGAACGTTACATGTGGGTATTTTTCTGTTTCAGCAATTCTTAATTGCTTCAACCCATTTTGGGCAAGCACCTCACCAAGGGTGTTATCCAGGTTTGAAGGTTTAAACGCTACATACCCATCTACCGATTCACTAAAGTGGGTTAAACAAACAAAAAATAAATTTCTCGGATGTTTTTCTCCGCGATCAAAGGAGCGGAAGTCTTCGTTGGTAAATACGTTTGATATTTGAATTGCACGGTCAGGACGGAAATTATAGAAAATGACCGCATCATTGTCTTGAATCGTCGCCACTGGCTGACCGTCTTCCTTTGTAATGACGGAAGGGATGACGAACTCATCAAAAATTCCATGCTGGTAGGAGTCCTCTACCACTTCTAATGGATCTGTGTAGGTTGGACCATCACCATAAACCATTGAGCAATAAGACTTTTCAACACGTTCCCAGCGCTTGTCCCGATCCATGGAATAGTAACGTCCTGATATGGTCGCAAATTCGCCAATGCCATACTCCTTCATTTTATCCAGAGTTTGCTGAATATATGATGCCGCTGTTTTCTGACCCACATCTCGGCCATCTAGAAAGGCATGAACATAAACATTTTCAACGCCCTCTTCTTTGGCATTCTTCAACAATGCAAACATATGCTCAATATGACTGTGAACCCCGCCATCAGATAATAGACCGAAAAGGTGGAGGTTTGTGCCGTTTTTCTTCACATGGTCCATCGCGCTGTTCAAGGTTTCATTTTTTTGAAATTCACCTTCGCGAATGGCAATGTTCACCCGCGTTAAGCTTTGATAAACAATGCGCCCTGCTCCAATGTTTAAATGACCCACCTCTGAATTTCCCATCTGTCCTTCTGGCAGACCAACAGCCTCACCGGAAGCAGTTAAATGAGAATGAGGAAATTTGCTCCAATACCGGTCAAAGTTTGGTTTTTTCGAATGGAATACAGCATTTCCCTTTTGTTCATCTCTACATCCGAAGCCATCTAAAATAATGAGGGCTACAGGTGCTTTACTCATAGCTTCCTGCCTCCAGTAACTGCAGGAATGAGCCTGCCTCAAGGCTTGCTCCACCAACTAAAGCACCATCAATATCCGACTGTGCCATATATTCTTTGATATTTTCCGGTTTCACGCTGCCGCCATATTGTATTCTTACTGCATTGGCAACATCCTCACTGAATGTTTGCGAGATTACTCGACGGATATGGGCACAAACATCATTGGCATCTTTGGAGGTTGAGGACTTACCAGTTCCAATTGCCCAAATAGGCTCGTAGGCCACTATTGTTTGTTTAAGCTGTTCATCCGTTAATCCAGCCAACGCTTTTTGCACCTGTGAACCAACAAATTCCATTGTTTCACCATTTTCACGCTGCTCAAGTGTTTCACCACAGCAAACAATTGGAGTTAAATTGTATTTAAAAGCTGCTAATGTCTTTAGGTTTACAGACTCATCGGTTTCATTAAACATTTCACGGCGTTCAGAATGTCCAATGATGACATAGTGAACTCCAAGGTCAGCAAGTGCATTTGGGCTGATTTCTCCTGTGAAAGCCCCGCTCTCTTCAAAATGCATGTTTTGAGCACCAATCTTCACATCGCTGCCCTCTGTTATTTCCACAAGTTTTTGTAAAAATAAAGCAGGTGCACAAATGACAGAGTCCATTTTTTCATGAGGTGGTACAAGACCTTTCACTTCTTCCGCAAAGCTCTTTGCTTCAGCAAGTGTTTTATTCATTTTCCAGTTACCTGCAATAATCGGTTTACGCATAGTGGCACAACCTTCCTCAAAAAATTACTTATCGTTTAAAGCGACGACGCCTGGAAGTGCTTTACCTTCCATAAACTCTAATGATGCACCGCCACCAGTTGAAATATGGCTCATCTTGTCTGCTAAATTAAATTTTTCTACAGCGGCTGCTGAATCTCCACCGCCAATAACTGAATATGTACCTTCTGCACCTGCAAGCGCTTCTGCCACAGCTTTCGTGCCGCCTGCAAATTTATCGATTTCAAAAACACCCATTGGTCCATTCCAAATAACCAATTTCGACTTTTGAATGACCTCATGATATTGCCATGCTGTTTTTGGTCCAATATCAAGTGCTTCCCAATCAGCAGGAATGTCCTCGATTGCCACAACCTTCGTATTGGCATCGGCAGAAAAGTCATCGGCAACAACGGCATCCACTGGCATATAAAAATTAACCTTGTTCTTCTTCGCTTTTTCCATAAAAGTTTTTGCTAAATCAATCTTATCTTCTTCAAGCAATGATTTACCCACTTCATGTCCTAGTGCTTTAACAAAGGTATAAGCAAGACCGCCGCCAATAATTAGGTTATCCACTTGATCTAACAAGTTATCAATAACACCGATTTTATCCTTTACCTTCGCACCGCCGATAATAGCCGTAAACGGACGTTCTGGATTGGAAAGGGCTTTTCCTAATACATCCAACTCTTTTTCCATTAAAAGACCGGAGACAGCCGGCAGATGGTGAGCGACACCCTCTGTAGAAGCAT from Neobacillus sp. FSL H8-0543 includes:
- a CDS encoding phosphoglycerate kinase, with amino-acid sequence MNKKTLKDVDVKGKRVFCRVDFNVPMQDGKITDETRIRAALPTIQYLMEQGAKVILASHFGRPKGKVVEEMRLTPVGVKLSELLGKDVKKADEAYGDSVKALIETMNDSDVILLENVRFYPGEEKNDPELAKAFAELADVYVNDAFGAAHRAHASTEGVAHHLPAVSGLLMEKELDVLGKALSNPERPFTAIIGGAKVKDKIGVIDNLLDQVDNLIIGGGLAYTFVKALGHEVGKSLLEEDKIDLAKTFMEKAKKNKVNFYMPVDAVVADDFSADANTKVVAIEDIPADWEALDIGPKTAWQYHEVIQKSKLVIWNGPMGVFEIDKFAGGTKAVAEALAGAEGTYSVIGGGDSAAAVEKFNLADKMSHISTGGGASLEFMEGKALPGVVALNDK
- the tpiA gene encoding triose-phosphate isomerase, which produces MRKPIIAGNWKMNKTLAEAKSFAEEVKGLVPPHEKMDSVICAPALFLQKLVEITEGSDVKIGAQNMHFEESGAFTGEISPNALADLGVHYVIIGHSERREMFNETDESVNLKTLAAFKYNLTPIVCCGETLEQRENGETMEFVGSQVQKALAGLTDEQLKQTIVAYEPIWAIGTGKSSTSKDANDVCAHIRRVISQTFSEDVANAVRIQYGGSVKPENIKEYMAQSDIDGALVGGASLEAGSFLQLLEAGSYE
- the eno gene encoding phosphopyruvate hydratase; the encoded protein is MPFIVDVYAREVLDSRGNPTIEVEVFTESGAFGRALVPSGASTGEYEAVELRDGDKERYLGKGVLKAVDNVNEIIAPFLVGEEFSVLDQVAVDNALIELDGTENKSKLGANAILGVSMACARAAADYLDVPLYQYLGGFNAKQLPVPMMNIVNGGEHADNNVDIQEFMVMPVGAPNFKEALRMGAEIFHSLKSVLKEKGLNTAVGDEGGFAPNLGSNEEALQTIVSAIEKAGYKPGEEVMLAMDAASSEFYNKEDGKYHLAGEGVVKTSAEMVDWYEELSSKYPIISIEDGLDENDWEGHKLLTERIGDRVQLVGDDLFVTNTKKLAEGIEKGISNSILIKVNQIGTLTETFDAIEMAKRAGYTAVISHRSGETEDTTIADIAVATNAGQIKTGAPSRTDRVAKYNQLLRIEDQLGETAQYNGLKSFYNLRK
- the gpmI gene encoding 2,3-bisphosphoglycerate-independent phosphoglycerate mutase, whose translation is MSKAPVALIILDGFGCRDEQKGNAVFHSKKPNFDRYWSKFPHSHLTASGEAVGLPEGQMGNSEVGHLNIGAGRIVYQSLTRVNIAIREGEFQKNETLNSAMDHVKKNGTNLHLFGLLSDGGVHSHIEHMFALLKNAKEEGVENVYVHAFLDGRDVGQKTAASYIQQTLDKMKEYGIGEFATISGRYYSMDRDKRWERVEKSYCSMVYGDGPTYTDPLEVVEDSYQHGIFDEFVIPSVITKEDGQPVATIQDNDAVIFYNFRPDRAIQISNVFTNEDFRSFDRGEKHPRNLFFVCLTHFSESVDGYVAFKPSNLDNTLGEVLAQNGLKQLRIAETEKYPHVTFFMSGGREDKFPGEERILINSPKVATYDLQPEMSAYEVTDALLKEIEADKFDVILLNFANPDMVGHSGMLEPTIKAIETVDECLGKIVDLILEKGGTTIITADHGNADEVINSKGEPMTAHTTNPVPVIVTKTGAELREGGILGDLAPTILDLLGVQKPEEMTGKSLLK